In Pseudoalteromonas carrageenovora IAM 12662, the following proteins share a genomic window:
- a CDS encoding putative 2OG-Fe(II) oxygenase: protein MQNFKAALTAYNTKNFQKSLDIIDEFKLSNLDAHLLKAASLTALNKSDKAIEIYQFALKNSPKSTPLLENYTGLLCKLGDFISCLNLLNTTATTVSPKLTLNKLEALIKLGHLLEANKLVQLINTPTNLEFRFLWLKIELHEALGELDIIENIINKLPEAQQNNIYISYKRACNLRNMGRFNEALDLLLNIEKKKSTAPEVLYLIGCIYKDLNNNQQCERYLNQCLTIAPYYVPAHESLNKLYYSTKNNKLFLSSYKLVKQKYEPHPVIEHSFISQLIKSDSYESALDVSTNALKLFPNDQAILHAHSVVLGKLNDHEKAFNLLNQLVKKAPHESRYRIDLANYLIMNGDYINAIVQLESALKYDYFNQEVWAYLSTAWRLSANDKYHWLTNYDQYVKVFELKKPKGYSTSGQFFENFTDLLLNLHAHSTQLLDQSVRSGSQTEGHLLFRSNKLINDFKHSMNNCITSYLANLPKDQSHPLCSRNNNAFKVNGSWSVKLGNKGFHANHIHPAGWLSAPSYISLPNELNENDTNKSGWLKLGETCLNLKEREEIARSICPKTGQMIIFPSYIWHGTYPLKSTQPRLTVPCDVMPIL, encoded by the coding sequence ATGCAGAACTTTAAAGCTGCTCTTACTGCGTACAATACAAAAAACTTCCAAAAATCTCTTGATATAATTGATGAGTTTAAACTTTCAAATCTGGATGCCCATTTACTAAAAGCAGCTAGTTTAACTGCTTTGAATAAAAGTGATAAAGCCATTGAAATATACCAATTCGCACTAAAAAACAGCCCTAAAAGCACTCCATTATTAGAAAACTATACCGGACTACTTTGTAAGTTAGGCGATTTTATAAGTTGTTTAAATCTATTAAACACAACAGCAACAACCGTTTCACCTAAGCTCACTTTAAATAAACTAGAAGCATTAATAAAATTAGGTCACTTACTTGAAGCTAACAAATTAGTGCAATTAATAAATACACCAACTAATTTAGAGTTTAGGTTTTTATGGTTAAAAATAGAGCTTCATGAGGCATTAGGCGAGTTAGATATAATTGAAAATATTATTAATAAGCTACCTGAAGCACAACAAAATAACATTTATATAAGCTATAAAAGAGCCTGTAATTTAAGAAATATGGGACGCTTTAATGAGGCTTTAGATCTACTATTAAATATAGAAAAAAAGAAAAGTACCGCACCAGAAGTATTATATTTAATAGGCTGTATTTATAAAGATTTAAATAATAACCAGCAGTGTGAACGCTACTTAAATCAATGCTTAACAATTGCTCCTTATTATGTCCCTGCACATGAAAGCCTTAATAAACTTTACTACTCAACGAAAAACAACAAATTGTTTTTAAGTAGCTATAAATTAGTAAAGCAGAAGTACGAACCTCACCCTGTAATTGAACATTCTTTTATATCACAGCTTATTAAATCTGATAGCTATGAGTCTGCCTTAGATGTTTCAACCAATGCATTAAAACTATTCCCCAATGATCAAGCAATACTTCATGCGCATAGCGTTGTCTTAGGAAAGCTAAATGACCATGAGAAAGCTTTTAACTTATTGAATCAGCTTGTTAAAAAAGCACCACATGAAAGTAGATACCGTATAGATTTAGCAAATTATCTCATAATGAATGGAGACTACATAAATGCAATTGTACAATTAGAAAGTGCTTTAAAATACGATTACTTTAATCAAGAAGTTTGGGCTTACTTAAGCACCGCGTGGCGCTTATCAGCTAACGATAAATATCATTGGCTGACGAATTACGATCAATACGTAAAAGTTTTTGAGCTTAAAAAACCAAAAGGTTATAGCACTAGCGGACAATTTTTTGAAAACTTCACTGATTTATTACTCAATTTACACGCACACAGTACACAATTGCTTGATCAAAGTGTAAGAAGTGGTAGCCAAACAGAGGGGCACCTCTTATTTAGAAGTAACAAGCTAATAAACGACTTTAAGCATTCTATGAATAATTGCATAACAAGCTATTTAGCTAATCTGCCAAAAGACCAAAGCCACCCTCTGTGTTCGAGAAATAATAATGCATTTAAAGTTAATGGAAGTTGGTCAGTCAAGCTAGGTAACAAAGGGTTTCATGCAAACCATATACACCCTGCTGGCTGGTTATCTGCACCAAGTTATATTTCTTTGCCCAATGAATTAAATGAAAATGACACTAATAAAAGTGGCTGGTTAAAACTAGGGGAAACGTGTTTAAACCTCAAAGAAAGAGAAGAGATAGCGCGAAGTATTTGTCCCAAGACAGGTCAAATGATTATATTTCCTAGCTATATATGGCACGGTACATATCCTTTAAAAAGTACACAACCACGTTTAACCGTTCCATGCGATGTTATGCCTATACTTTAG
- a CDS encoding DUF547 domain-containing protein: MDLKIRLSLENVPVQAPLNDLSLDEQLPYWLNLYNIAMIEKLLSGLPIVPCNVLVLLMGAI; the protein is encoded by the coding sequence GTGGATTTAAAAATTCGTTTAAGTCTAGAAAATGTGCCAGTTCAAGCCCCTCTGAACGATCTCAGCCTAGATGAACAGCTCCCCTATTGGTTAAACTTATATAATATTGCCATGATTGAAAAACTATTGAGTGGACTTCCCATAGTGCCGTGCAATGTGCTGGTGCTGTTAATGGGAGCTATTTAG
- a CDS encoding tetratricopeptide repeat-containing sulfotransferase family protein: MTQVSLSQALKELNSGQINKGKATLNILAADQNTAEQALILLFKVAMSEKDIEEAKLFSDKLVSIAPSKFDYTNTLVQLYLSTDDSDMAISKLKEFININSDHAGAHFLLGSLARKFGDGYLAKQHLKKAQENQFQDLYSLKLEIALVYSELLNDHKNAILCLEEAIKIQSDNVSAYFNLANIYEQLGNKSKSLELFQQVLFIEPRHGLAHARLADINTFDPASALEYEKMSLKIIKQEKDNLIVADLYYALGKVFNDIADFKKAWEYYFRANEVNRSYIPKYNKCDIKKLTESTLERGEELVTSNGNSELTPIIICGMFRSGSTLIEQILAASDYISAGGEIDYIHKNLFNLIANPVELANTASTSEFKEGYNRELALRANKRAFVTDKRPENYLYIDLIKSIYPNAKIIWTERDIRDNSLSAYFQHLGPSLNYATNLSDTLHYYTAQQKVKSHWLKKYTDDIFTVNYDELVSKPEKVLIPLFDFLGIEYKDENSTFHEKKNIVSTASVWQVRKPLYTSSSGRYKNFSEYVKQNISEKEFEAFYNLSL; this comes from the coding sequence ATGACGCAAGTTAGCTTATCGCAAGCTTTAAAGGAGCTAAACAGTGGTCAAATCAATAAAGGAAAAGCAACACTTAATATATTAGCTGCTGATCAAAATACTGCAGAGCAGGCTCTAATTCTATTATTCAAGGTTGCAATGAGTGAAAAAGACATTGAAGAGGCAAAGCTATTTAGCGACAAGCTAGTGTCTATAGCTCCGAGCAAATTTGACTATACAAATACATTGGTTCAACTATATTTGTCGACCGATGATTCTGATATGGCAATCAGTAAATTAAAAGAATTTATAAATATCAATTCTGACCACGCAGGTGCTCATTTCTTACTTGGCAGCTTAGCGCGCAAATTTGGTGATGGATATTTAGCTAAACAGCATCTGAAAAAGGCTCAAGAAAATCAATTCCAAGATCTTTATTCGTTAAAATTAGAGATAGCATTGGTTTATTCTGAATTGCTAAACGACCATAAAAACGCAATATTATGCCTAGAAGAAGCTATAAAAATTCAAAGTGATAATGTAAGTGCTTACTTTAATTTAGCTAATATTTATGAGCAGTTGGGCAATAAAAGCAAAAGCTTAGAGTTATTCCAGCAAGTGCTATTTATAGAGCCAAGGCATGGCTTAGCGCACGCGAGACTTGCTGACATAAATACATTTGATCCTGCTTCAGCGCTGGAGTATGAAAAAATGAGTCTAAAAATTATAAAGCAAGAAAAGGACAATTTAATAGTTGCTGATTTATATTATGCCCTTGGAAAAGTATTTAATGATATTGCTGATTTTAAAAAAGCTTGGGAATATTATTTTAGAGCAAATGAGGTTAATCGCTCGTACATACCAAAATACAATAAATGTGATATTAAAAAACTAACAGAGTCAACTTTAGAACGCGGGGAAGAGTTAGTTACTAGCAATGGAAATAGTGAGTTAACACCAATCATAATTTGTGGCATGTTCCGCTCTGGCTCTACTTTAATCGAGCAAATACTTGCTGCATCTGATTATATTAGTGCTGGTGGCGAAATTGACTATATTCACAAAAATTTATTTAACTTAATTGCTAATCCAGTTGAGCTCGCAAATACAGCCAGTACAAGTGAGTTTAAAGAGGGCTATAACCGTGAGTTAGCACTTAGAGCTAATAAGAGGGCATTCGTCACAGATAAAAGGCCTGAGAACTACCTCTACATTGACTTAATCAAAAGTATTTATCCAAACGCTAAGATTATATGGACGGAGCGTGATATTCGAGATAATAGTTTATCGGCATATTTTCAACATTTAGGGCCTAGTTTAAATTATGCTACTAACCTTAGCGATACACTCCATTACTATACAGCGCAGCAAAAAGTTAAAAGCCATTGGTTAAAAAAATATACCGATGATATTTTTACGGTAAACTATGATGAATTAGTTTCAAAGCCTGAAAAAGTTCTTATACCGTTGTTTGATTTTTTAGGTATTGAATATAAAGATGAAAATAGCACATTCCATGAGAAAAAAAATATTGTAAGTACTGCGAGTGTTTGGCAAGTTAGAAAGCCCCTCTATACTTCTTCATCTGGTAGATATAAAAACTTTAGTGAGTACGTTAAGCAAAATATATCTGAAAAAGAGTTTGAAGCGTTTTATAACTTGTCGCTTTAA